A window of Myxococcota bacterium contains these coding sequences:
- a CDS encoding acyl-CoA dehydrogenase family protein, translating into MDFGFSEEQDLLRAEVRKLLDGRCGLERVRKLMETGPGYDPDVWRELAELGWLGLTIPEAYGGAGLGWVDLVVLLQETGRSLFPSPLISTTLAAAAVLESRSEEQKQRWLPSLADGTRVGTLAFLEASDSFAPGAIALTGKPDGDAWLLTGEKRYVHDAGAANLFVVAFRTGGAATDLALAIVDAGAAGVTSAGFPTIDATKRLGTLKLEGARVPRSAVLGVPGAAWPAIERLLDLGAVAVTAELTGAAEAALAITTQYAKDRLQFGHPIGKYQGVKHPLAEMHVELESTKSLLYYAAWAVAESPGELPRSASLAKAFGSDAFTRIGIDGVQLHGAVGYTAEYDIQLYLKRAKWARPAFGDSDFHYERVARLGGL; encoded by the coding sequence ATGGATTTCGGGTTCAGCGAAGAACAGGACCTCCTGCGGGCCGAGGTGCGCAAGCTCCTCGACGGGCGCTGCGGGCTCGAGCGGGTGCGTAAGCTGATGGAGACCGGGCCGGGCTACGACCCGGACGTCTGGCGCGAGCTCGCAGAGCTCGGCTGGCTCGGGCTCACGATTCCGGAGGCGTACGGCGGCGCGGGGCTCGGCTGGGTCGACCTGGTGGTGCTGCTGCAGGAGACCGGCCGCTCGCTCTTCCCGTCGCCGCTGATCTCGACCACGCTCGCCGCGGCGGCCGTGCTCGAGAGCCGGAGCGAGGAGCAGAAGCAGCGCTGGCTCCCGAGCCTGGCCGACGGCACGCGCGTGGGGACGCTCGCGTTCCTCGAGGCGAGTGACTCGTTCGCGCCGGGCGCAATCGCGCTCACCGGCAAGCCGGACGGCGACGCCTGGCTGCTCACCGGCGAGAAGCGCTACGTGCACGATGCCGGCGCCGCGAACCTGTTCGTGGTCGCGTTCCGCACGGGCGGCGCCGCGACCGACCTGGCGCTGGCCATCGTGGACGCGGGCGCAGCGGGAGTCACTTCGGCGGGCTTCCCGACCATCGACGCCACCAAGCGCCTGGGCACCTTGAAGCTCGAAGGGGCGCGCGTGCCCCGGAGCGCCGTGCTCGGCGTGCCCGGCGCAGCCTGGCCGGCGATCGAGCGGCTGCTCGACCTGGGCGCCGTGGCGGTCACGGCCGAGCTCACCGGCGCGGCCGAGGCCGCGCTCGCGATCACGACACAGTACGCCAAGGACCGGCTGCAGTTCGGTCACCCGATCGGGAAGTACCAGGGCGTGAAGCACCCGCTGGCCGAGATGCACGTGGAGCTCGAGTCGACCAAGTCACTCTTGTACTACGCGGCCTGGGCCGTGGCCGAGAGCCCGGGCGAGCTGCCGCGCTCGGCGTCGCTGGCCAAGGCCTTCGGCAGCGACGCGTTCACGCGCATCGGCATCGACGGCGTGCAGCTGCACGGCGCCGTGGGCTACACCGCCGAGTACGACATCCAGCTGTATCTGAAGCGCGCCAAGTGGGCGCGGCCGGCGTTCGGTGACTCGGACTTCCACTACGAGCGCGTCGCGCGCCTCGGAGGACTGTGA